Below is a genomic region from Methanosphaera sp. ISO3-F5.
TAATCCAATAATAATTGAAGTTAATGGAGAAGAGGATTTAGCAGTTTTGCCCTGTGTAATAAACTCACCAATTGACACTTTCATATTATATGGTCAACCAAATGAAGGAGTTGTGTTGGTACGAGTTGAAGAAGCCTATGATAAGGCTTTAAATTATTATAAACAATTAATTAAGGAATAACGATAATATGGAAATTAAAATCTTATCAAAAAAAGAAAACCCATTATTAAATAGGACTGAAATTGAATTTGAATGTGACTATCCAAGTGAAGGAACACCAAACATCCTTGAAGTGAAACATAAACTTGTTGCACTTGAAGACGCATCCAACGATCTCCTCGTGGTGGACAGCATGAAGCCTAGCTATGGAGCTACAAAAGCAGTTGGTTTAGCAAAAGTGTACGATTCCGTAGAAAAATTACAAGAAATTGAACCAAAAGCAGTAATTGCAAAAAACGAAGAACCTGAAGAAGAAGCACCTGCAGAAGAAGAAGCTGAAGCAGAAGATGCAGAATAAATACTACTATAAGGAGTTAATATAAATGTCAAAAAAATACGAATTATATGAAGTAAAAGACGGTAAAATCGTTAGAAAAAACCCAGAATGTG
It encodes:
- a CDS encoding 30S ribosomal protein S24e, yielding MEIKILSKKENPLLNRTEIEFECDYPSEGTPNILEVKHKLVALEDASNDLLVVDSMKPSYGATKAVGLAKVYDSVEKLQEIEPKAVIAKNEEPEEEAPAEEEAEAEDAE